The sequence below is a genomic window from Streptomyces sp. NBC_00289.
GACAACCCGCGTGCCCGGCGCCTGCTGACGCTGTCCCTCGCCCACACGTACGCCTGCTGGGACCGGCTGCGCGGCGAGGACCCGTACGACCGTGCCCGCCAGTACCTGGCCACCCGCTTCGCGCGCGGGGCGTGGCACCAGTACGGCGGCCTCGGCCGGGGCCGCCCCCACCCGGGCAGCCCGCTGGCCGTGCTCACGCCCCAGGAACGCCTGATCGTGGTTCTCAGGCTCTACGAGGGCGTCGCCGAGGAACAGGCCGCGGCCCTGCTCGGAATGCCCTCGGAACGCGTCCACGCGATCTGCGACCGGGCGACGGCCACCCTGCTGCATCCGCCGCCCAGGCCCGCGCCCTCGGTGGTCGGGGCGAAGGTGGCGGCCTCGTGAACCGGACCCAGCGGGAGGCCGCCGTACGGGGCATCATGGACGGCGCACAGCCCCAGGTGCCGCCCGACCTCTACACCGACGTCGTACGCCGGGGCGGCCGCATGGTGCGCCGCAGGACGGTCGCACGCCGGCTGATGTGGCTGGTGCTGTTCGCCGCGAGCGTGGCCTTCGTCGTCTGGGCGCTGACGGCCCGGCCGTGGGTGGAGCCGCCGTCGGAGACGACTCCACCGCTCACGGGCTGGTGATCCCGGTTCACGTGCGGACCGGTGATCCCGCGCGCGGGCCGGTGATCCGGCCCGCCGCCGTTGTGGCCGCCGCAGTGGCCGGCCGCTATCGGCCGAGCGCCTGCTGAAGGTCCTGCAGGAGGTCGTCGATGTTCTCGATGCCCACGGAGAGCCGTACGAGATCGGCGGGCACCT
It includes:
- a CDS encoding sigma factor-like helix-turn-helix DNA-binding protein; translation: MRQQHASESARRARECEAFVAGAAGRLLHTATLLTAEAPGDNPRARRLLTLSLAHTYACWDRLRGEDPYDRARQYLATRFARGAWHQYGGLGRGRPHPGSPLAVLTPQERLIVVLRLYEGVAEEQAAALLGMPSERVHAICDRATATLLHPPPRPAPSVVGAKVAAS